TGCCCTGGGTCTCGGTCCCGTTGATCACATGGCCGATGGTCTCGATCGTCATGGCGTCTCCTTCAATCCAGGTTTTTCAGTACGTCGGCCAGCTTGCCGAACAGTTCGTCGACGTGCTTCTTTTCCAGCACCAGCGGCGGCGACAGCGCGACGATGTCGCCGGTGGTGCGGATCAGGACGCCGTCGGCGAACGCCTTTTTGGAAGCGGCGTAGGCGCGCGCGCCCGGCTTGCCCGGAATCGGTTCCAGCTCGATGCCGGCCACCAAGCCGACGGTGCGGATGTCGATCACGTGCGGCAGCCCGCGCAAGGCATGCACGGCGTCTTCCCAGTAGGGCTGCATGGATTTCGCGTGCTCGAGGATGGCCTGCTCCTTGAACACCGCCAGGGTGGCGAGCGAGGCGGCGCAGGCCAGCGGATGGCCGGAATAGGTATAGCCGTGGAACAGCTCGATGCCGGCCGGCGCATCCATGAAGGCGTCGTGGATGAAGCGCTTGGAGAACACCGCGCCCATCGGCACCGTGCCGTTGGTGATGCCCTTCGCGGTGGTCATCATGTCCGGCTCGACGCCGAAGTAATCGGCCGCGAACGGCGTGGTCAAACGGCCGAAGCCGGTGATCACCTCGTCGAAGATCAGCAGGATGCCGTGCTTGTCGCAAATCTCGCGCAGGCGCTTCAGGTAACCCTTGGGCGGCACCAGAACCCCGGTGGAGCCGGACACCGGCTCGATGATGACGGCGGCGATGTTGGAGGCGTCGTGCAGCGCCACCAGCGTCTCGAGTTCGTCGGCCAGCTCGACGCCGAAGTCCGGTTCCCCACGCGAGAACGCGTTCTTCAACAAATCGTGGGTGTGCGGCAGGTGGTCGGCGCCCGGCAGCAGCGGGCCGAAGTGCTTGCGGTTGGCGCCGATGCCGCCCACCGACAGGCCGCCGAAGCCGACCCCGTGGTAGCCGCGCTCGCGCCCGATCAGGCGGGTGCGGCTGCCTTCTCCGCGCGCCTTGTGGTAGGCGATGGCGATCTTCAGCGCGGTGTCGACCGCTTCCGAGCCCGAGTTGGTATAGAACACGTGGCCGAACTTGTGGCCGGTGTACTCCATCAGCTGCTCGGCCAGGTCGAAGGCGGCCGGGTGGCCCATCTGGAAGGTCGGCGCGAAGTCGAGCTGCCCCACCATCTCGCTGACGGCGGCGACGATGCGCGGCTGCGCATGGCCGCAGGGCACGCACCACAGGCCGGCGGTACCGTCGAGGATGGCGTTGCCGTCGACGTCCTTGTAGTACATGCCCTCGGCCGAGACCAGCAGGCGCGGCTGCGCCTTGAAGTCGCGGTTGTTGGTGAAAGGCATCCAGAACGCCGACATCGATGCCGGCTTTGTTTCGTTCATACACGTCTCCGTTGGCGCCGCTGACACAAGCCCCAGGGCGGCGTTGCATTCGTCTCGCCGTACTGGCGTACTGTCTTCGACGATGCGCCTTGCCCTGGGGCTTGTGTCAGCAGCTTAGTTCACGCCGATCGGTGAAAAATTTACCAATTGGCAAAATCATGATGCAATAATAGACAGCGATACCGGGGCCGGCACATATACACAATCGGCGTAATTGACCAACCGTACAGGCCGTACGACCAGTACAGTCGGCGACGTTCCGCCGGGGTGCAAACGCCGCGCAACGACGGTGCATCGACGCCCGGAAACGGCGCGAAACCGTCGGGTGAAACACCGTAGGGTGGACGGGGCGCCTAGCCGGCTTTGCCGTCCACGCGTTCAACGAACATGGAATGCCATGAAGGTCACAACGGCAAGCGATACCGAACGAAGCGCCTCAGGGAAGCCCGACACACCCGCCTGGCCCCTGCTCCCCATCGACCGCCAGCGCCGCGCCAGCCTGGTCGACCAGATCGTGTCCGCCATCGCCGACCTGGTCAATCGGCGCATTCTGCAAATCGGCACCCGCATGCCCTCGGTTCGACAATTCGCAAAAGTGAACGGCGTCAGCACCTTCACCGTGGTCGAATCCTACGACCGCCTGTTGCACCTTGGATTGCTGTCCTCGCGCCGCGGTTCCGGCTTTTTCGTCGCGCGCGGCGCAGCCGATGCACTCCCGCCGGCCGCCACACCCGGCGCAGCGGCGCCGGCGCCGGCACCGTCCACCTGCGCCGCCTTCGACTCGCTCACCTCGGACCTGTATTCCGGCCAGTCGGAAGCGCTGCCGGTCGGCGCCGGCTGGCTGCCGCCCGAGTGGTATGGCGAAGGCGCGATCCTGGACGCGGTGCGCCACGCGATGAAGATCCCGGCCGGGCGCCTGCGCGGCTACGGCCACCCGCTCGGCTTCCCGGCGCTGCGCCAGCGACTGGCGGCGACGCTGAGCGAGGAACTGTTCGCGGTGCAGCCGGAACAGGTGCTGCTGACGCACGGCGCCACCCACGCCTTCGACCTGGTGCTGCGCACGCTCACCCGGCCCGGCGACGTGGTGCTGGTGGAAGATCCCGGCTACAGCAACCTGCTGGCGCTGGTGCGCCACCACGGCTGCGAACCGGTCGGCATCGCGCGCGGCGCCGACGGGCTCGACCTCGACGCGCTGGCGGCGCTGGCGGCGCAGCGCCAGCCGAAGCTCATGTTCGTCAACACGGTGCTGCAGAATCCGCTCGGCACCTCGCTCTCGCAGGCGCAGGCGCACCGCCTGCTGGGCCTGGCGGAGCAGCACGATTTCTGGCTGGTCGAGGACGACATCTACCGCGAACTGGCGGCGCGCGGCGAAGCCTCGCTGGCGGCGATGGACGGCCTGCGCCGCGTGATCCGCATCGGCAGCTTTTCCAAGACGCTGTCGCCGGCGCTGCGCGTGGGCTCGATCTGCGCATCGAGCTCGCTGGTGCCGGAACTGGTGCGCATCAAGATGCTGGCGGGTCTCACCACTTCCGAGATCAACGAGCGCGCCGTGTTCGACGCCATCGGCGCGCGCATCTACCGCCGCCAGGTCGAGCGCCTGGTGCAGCAGCTCGACGGCGCGCGCGCACGCACGCTGGAATGCCTGGGCGAAGCCGGCCTGGCGCCGCTGGCGCAGCCGCGCGGCGGCATGTTCGTCAGCGCCGGCTGGCCGCAGTTCGATGCCGGCCCCGGCGCCGGACCTGGAGCGGGCACCGGCGCGGCGCGGCGCAGCGGGCGCGCCGTGGCCGAGCAGGCGCTGCGCGCCGGCATCCTGCTGGCGCCGGGCGAATTCTTCAGCCTGCAGCCGCCGCGCCAGGCCTGGTTCCGCTTCAACGTCGCCTACGCGGCCGAACCGGCGCTGCTGGATTTCCTGCGCGCCCTGCGCCGATGACGGAGCGCACGATGCCACCCACGCCAATCACCGACAGCGCCCGCCGCGCCGGCAACCGGCGCGACCGCGGCAAGGTCGAAGCGGCGATCCTGGCCGAAGCCGTGCGCCTGTTCGCCGCCTGCGGCTTCGAGGGCACGGCGATCGCCACCGTGGCCGAGCGCGCCGGCCTGTCCAAGCAGAACCTGATGTACTACTTCCCGACCAAGGAAGCCCTGTACCGGCGCGTGCTCGACGACGTGCTGGACGACTGGCTGGCGCGCATGGCCAGCCTGGCCGACGCAGCGGATGGATCCAGCGCGCCGGCCGACCTGCTGCGCGCCTACGTGCGCGCCAAGCTGGCCTTTTCGCGCGAGCAGCCGCTGGCCTCGCGCGTGTACGCGCTGGAAGTCATCGGCGGCGCCAAGCTGTACGGCGAGACCATCCGCCGCCGCGTGGTGCCGCTGCTGCGCGCCGACATCGCCGTGTTCGAGCGCTGGATCGCCCAGGGCCGCATCGCGCCGGTCGACGCCACCCACCTGCTGTTCGCGGTGTGGGCGATGACGCAATCGTATGCGGATTTCGCGCCGCAGATGGCGCTGGTGCTCGGCCGCGACGCATTGAACCAGGACGATTTCGACGCCGCCGAGCGCACCGTCACCGCCATGGTGCTGGCCGCGCTCGGCCTGCCACCCACCGCCAACGAGACTTGAAGGAGACCGCAATGCCCAGCCTGACGCCGACCGTCCTCGACACCGAACGCCTGCAGTTGCGCTGGCTGGACGAGAACGACGTTGCCGCCCACTTCGCCGTATTCTCCGATCCGCAGGTCACGCGATACTGGAGCCGCGAGCCCTGGACCGACGTCGCCCAGGCGGCCGAAGCGATCGCCGCCACCCTGGCCGCCTACGCCGACGGCAGCGGACTGCGCCTGGGCATCGTGCTGCGCGCCAGCGGCGAATTGATCGGCAACGCGTCGCTGCACCACTTCTTCGAGCAGAACCGCCGCTGTGAACTCGGCTACGCCATCGGCAGCCGCCACTGGGGACACGGGTATGCCGGCGAAGCCCTGCGCGCCCTGCTCGGCCACGCCTTCCGCGAACTCGACCTGAACCGCATCGAAGCCGACGTCGACCCCGCCAACCTGGCCTCCACCCGCGTGCTGGAAAAGCTCGGCTTCCGCAAGGAAGGCTACATGCCGGAACGCTGGATCGTGCACGGCCGGCCGGCCGACACCGTCAACTACGGGCTGCTCAAGCGCTACTGGACGGAACAAGGGGCCTGAGCGACCGTCATCGACGCAGCGGCATGCGCAGCCGGCAACCGCGCCAGGCGGCCCGGCAGCGCCGCCGCCCGGCAACGTATCAGCGGCCAGTGCGGCGCAGGCCGCAGATCTGCCCGGCGACCTCGTCCAGCTCGCGGTCGTAGCTGGCGCGCTCGGCGGCGCTGAGGAAACCCTGCTTGCGCACGAAGCGGTCGGTATCGCGGCGCACGGTTTCCACCCGCGCGAACAAGCGCCTGGCCTGCACCTGGGTGATGCGGCGCGCCTTGCGCGCGCTGCCGATGTCCGCCTGCAGGATGTTTCCGCGCATTGAGATGTGCGCCTGGCGCGGGTCCTTGATGGCGCCGCCGGTCGCGGCCGCCAGCGCGCGCTGGGCCGGCAAGTCGCAGCTCGGATAAGCCGGACCCGGCGCGCGCGCCTGCGCGGCGCCGGCCGCCATGGCGGATACGGCGAGGGACAACATGACGATTTTCTTGAAACGCAGCATACCGTTTATTCCTTATTTCATCGCCAGCCGGGCGCGGAAGAACACCATGTACGACGATGGATCGTTGCCATAGAACGCATCGAGCGTGGCCGGCGCCCAGTGCCTGCTGCCGAGGACGCCGGCGCTGAACGCCACGTCGCCGGCCCTGAACAGGTCCTGCACCACGCCGACGCTCAGCTTGCGCACGTCGAACTGGCGATGGTGCAGCGGCGAAGCTTCCTCGAACAGCTCGCCGTTGTCGACCTGCTCGAAGCGCCCGAACACCTTGGTGCCGGGGCGCGCCTCGATGGTGGACTCCAGCAGATAGCCGTCGCTGCTGTCGCCCGGGTCGTGGCGGTTGCGGCCCCAGGCCAGCGTGGTCTGCATCGGCCGCCCGTCGATCGCGTGCTGCCAGCTGGCCGAGGCCGTGGTGCGGTGCACGGCGACGTTCGGCTCCAGCTGCTCCGGACTGTCCAGGCGCCCGTGGCTGACTTGCAGCGCCCATTCCGGCGTCGGGTTCCAGCTCAGGCGCGCGGATGCCGAATCGAGCCGGCGCGTCTCGATGTTCCAGCGGTACTGGTCCGGCTCGCGCCCGTTGAAGGCCGAGGCTTCCAGCTTGACGCCGCCGCGCACGTAGCCGGCGGTGAGCACGCCGAAGGTGATGTGGGTGGAATCGAGCCAGTGGTGGGTCAGCGGCGCTTCCGGGTTGTCCTGGCCGGAATAGCGGTGCATGTAGGTGACCGGCCCCAGCGCCGGCTCGCCCGGCAGGCCGCCGTACAGGAACACCGCGCTGTCGCCGTCCAGCCGGCGGCTGTAGGTGGCGGCCAGTTCCATGAACAGGTCGTGCGGGTGCTGGCGGTCGACCAGCGGATGCACGCCGTCGGCGGTCTCGCCGGTCTGGAACAGCAGCGGGTAGCCGCGCTTGCCGATGGTCGGGTCGAGCGAGAACATGGCGCGCAGGCCGAGCGTGCCGTCGCCCAGCGGGCGCTGCGCCATCGCCATGAACATGCTCTCGGTGAAGGCCTGCTTGTCGCCGCGCGGGCCGCCCTGGTGGTCGTAGACCAGGTTGGCGTAGCCGTGCACCATGGTCATCCAGTCGCCGTGCATGGCGTGGATGCCGTCCATCGGGGTGGCGTCCGGCTGCCAGCTGGTGCCGGACGCTTCGCGCGCCATCGGGTACGGACCGAGCATGCCGCTCATCATGGTGGGCATGGCCGAGGCGTCGGTATTACCATGGCCCATAGCAGTATGGTCCATGGCAGTATGGTCCATGGCGGCGTGGTCCATGGCGGCGCTTTCCTGCGCCTGCGCAGTCGCGGCGGCGGCGGCCAGCAGGAGTGCGGGTGCGAATTTCATTGCGTTTCCTCGGATGGCAGCACGAGTGCGTTGCCTTCCCGTCAAGCTAACGCCGCCCGCCTCGGCCGACCGTGCGCTGTCCAACCCAGGCGCATGCCCGTTCGACAAATACAACACCGCGGCGTGCACGCACCACCGCTCAACGGGCCGCGATCAATTCTTTGATCTTCGCGCCCAGCAGGTCCACCGCAAACGGTTTCGTCAGCACCTGCATGCCCGGCTTCAGGTGGCCGTTGCCGATCAGGCTGTTCTCGGCGTAGCCGGTGATGAACAGCACCTTCAGGCCCGGGCGGCGCTCGCGCCCGGCGTCCGCCATCTGGCGCCCGTTCATGCCGCCCGGCAGGCCGACGTCGGTCACCAGCAGGTCGATGCGCGCGTCCGACTGCAGCACCTTCAAGCCGGCCACGCTGTCGGCCGCCTCGATCGCGGTGTAGCCCAGGTCTTCCAGCACCTCGGTCACCAGCATGCGCACCGACGGCTCGTCGTCGACCACCAGCACCGTCTCTCCCTGGCCGGCGCGTGCCACTTCGGTACGCCCGCGTCCCGCGTCGTCGGCGCCGGCCTCGCCGTAGTGGCGCGGCAGGTACAGGCACACCGTGGTGCCCTGCCCGACCTCGGAATAGATGCGCACCTGGCCGCCGGACTGGCGCGCGAAGCCGTGGATCATCGACAACCCGAGTCCCGTGCCCTCGCCGATCGGCTTGGTGGTGAAGAACGGCTCGAACACCTTGGCCACGATGTCCGGCGTCATGCCGGTGCCGGTGTCGGTCACGCACAGCGACAGGTACTGGCCTTCCGGGATGTCGTGGACGATCGAGGCCGCCTGGTCAAGCCACTTGTTGGCGGTCTCGATGGTGATGCGGCCGCCGTCCGGCATGGCGTCGCGCGCGTTGATGCACAGGTTCAGCAGCGAATTCTCGAGCTGGCCCGGGTCGATCAGCGTCGGCCACAAGCCGACCGCGCCGACCGTTTCCAGCGCGATCTGCGGGCCGATGGTGCGCCGGACCAGCTCTTCCATGCCGCTCACCAGGCGGTTGACGTCGGTCGGTTTCGGGTCGAGCGTCTGGCGCCGCGAAAAGGCCAGCAGGCGGTGCGTCAGCGCGGCGGCGCGCCGGGCCGCGCCCTGCGCCACCGTCATGTAGCGCTCCAGGTCGCCGAAGCGGCCCTGGCGCATGCGCATCTGCATCAGGTCGAGCGCACCGGTGATGCCGGCCAGCAGATTGTTGAAGTCGTGCGCCAGGCCGCCGGTCAGCTGGCCCACCGCTTCCATCTTCTGCGCCTGGCGCAACTGCTCTTCCAGGTTGCGCTGGCCGGTGGTCTCGATGCCGACGCCGGTGCGGCGCACCGCCACGCCGTGCTCGTCGTGGTGGTTGCGCCAGCGCGACAGCACGCTGCGCACCCTGCCGTCCGGATGCTGCAGCCGGTATTCCCAGGCCATCTCCTTGTCGGACGACAGGTGGCGCGCGATCTCGGCCTTCAGCAGCGGCAAGTCTTCCGGATGGATGTAGGCGAAGAATTCGGCGATGGGAATGCCGTCGGCGATGCGCGCCGGATCGAGGCCGTACAGCTCCCCGATGGCGGCATCGCAGAAATAGATGCCGTTCTGCAGGTCGGCGCTCCAGGCACCCACGCCGCCCACCGAGTTCAGGGCCAGGCGGGTAAAGGTCTCGGCATCGCGCAAGGCCTTTTCGCGCTGGCGCTCGACCGTGACGTCGCGGCCGGCGGCATACACCTTGCCGTCGTTGAAGGCGCCGGTCCAGGCGATCCAGCGGTACGAGCCATCCTTGTGGCGGAAACGGTATGCATACGGGACGGTCAACGGACGATCGAGCATGCCGGCGAAAACGCCCAGCGTGGCGTCCAGGTCGTCGGGATGGGTGAACTCGACGAAGCTGGTGCCGACGATGTCCGGCGCCTCGTAGCCGAGTACCTGCGTCCACATCGGATTGATCGCGTCGATGGTGCCGTCCGGCAGCGCAACCACCAGCAGTTCCTGCGACAGTTCCCAGGCGCGGTCCAGTTCGCGCGCGCGCGCCTGCACCTGCTGCTCCAGCGAGGCGGCCAGGCGGCGCAACGCGCTTTCCGCCTGCACGCGGGCGGTGGCGGCGCGCGTGCGTCCGGCCACGTCGCGGATGAACAGCAGTTCGTCCTCGCTCCAGTCGCGCGGGAAGGCGGTGCTGACGTACTGCAGCGCGACGAAGCGGCCGCGCTCGAATACCGGCGTATTGACGAAGGCGCGCGCGCTGCGCGCTTCCAGCGCGGCGGCGAAATCGCGGGTGCGTGGATCGAGCCGGGCATCGCGTACGACCACCGTGTCGCCGCGCTTGAAGTCCTCGATGTAGGAGCCGAAGTCGCGGAACTGGACGGTGCCGGCCAGCGACGGCGCGCCGCCCGTGGTCCAGTCGCGCTCCACCGTGAGGGTTTCCGCCTCGGCATCGACGACGCCGTAGCCGACCAGCTGCACGTCCAGCGTCTCGCCCAGGATGGTGCAGGCGGCATCGGTCATGCTGGCGGTGTCGTCCAGCTGTGCCAGGCGGTCGTTCAGCGCGAACAGCGCCGCGCGCCGCATTTCCTCGCGCTTGCGCGCGCTGACGTCCGAGAACAGGATGGCGACGTGGTGCTTGCCGGGCTGGCCGGTCCGGTACGCGTACACCTCGAAGTGGCGCCCGCCGAGACCCTGCGCGGTGTATTCGAAGCGGGCCGGCTGCCCGCTGCGGGCGATCGCCGCGTAGCGGTCGAACCAGTACTGCTCGTGCTCCGGCACCAGGTTGCGCATCCAGCGGCCGGCGGCATCCTGCAGGCCGGTATGCTGCGCGAACGCCGGGTTGACTTCGAGGAAACGGTAATCCGCCGGCCGGCCCTGATCGTCATAACGCATCTCGATGACACAAAAACCAACGTCGATATCGCTATGGGAATTCATACAGGACTGGCCGCTTTGCTTACCGTTTTCAATGATCACCGCGCAGCATAACATGACGCGCACACGGCCGTCCCCGTATGAGCCGGCATCCGTATATCCGCCGCCACGACCGCCGGCGCCGCGTTTCGCACCGCTCGTCGCAAGGCCGTGGAAAGCGCCGGCGGCCGCCGTTACAGTCACACCATCGCAACCCGACAAGCATGAGGAAAAGATCATGAAAGACGCTTCGTTCCGCCAGCTCGGCGCCGCGCTGGAAGACCTCGCCCACGACATCATGCGCGCCTGCCGCCGCGCCGCGCGCACCATCGCCGTGCTGCCCTGGCCGGCGCTGGCGGCCTGCTGCGTGGCGCTGGCGCTGGTCATCAGCATCCTGCCGCTGGCGCTGTTCCTGTTCGTCGCCTTCATGGCCGTGAAACTGGTCGTCGGCGCCTTTTTCGTGGACGCCCGCCGCCGCCGCCGCGGCCTGCACCAGGGCAAGATG
The genomic region above belongs to Massilia forsythiae and contains:
- a CDS encoding aspartate aminotransferase family protein, whose amino-acid sequence is MNETKPASMSAFWMPFTNNRDFKAQPRLLVSAEGMYYKDVDGNAILDGTAGLWCVPCGHAQPRIVAAVSEMVGQLDFAPTFQMGHPAAFDLAEQLMEYTGHKFGHVFYTNSGSEAVDTALKIAIAYHKARGEGSRTRLIGRERGYHGVGFGGLSVGGIGANRKHFGPLLPGADHLPHTHDLLKNAFSRGEPDFGVELADELETLVALHDASNIAAVIIEPVSGSTGVLVPPKGYLKRLREICDKHGILLIFDEVITGFGRLTTPFAADYFGVEPDMMTTAKGITNGTVPMGAVFSKRFIHDAFMDAPAGIELFHGYTYSGHPLACAASLATLAVFKEQAILEHAKSMQPYWEDAVHALRGLPHVIDIRTVGLVAGIELEPIPGKPGARAYAASKKAFADGVLIRTTGDIVALSPPLVLEKKHVDELFGKLADVLKNLD
- a CDS encoding aminotransferase-like domain-containing protein, giving the protein MKVTTASDTERSASGKPDTPAWPLLPIDRQRRASLVDQIVSAIADLVNRRILQIGTRMPSVRQFAKVNGVSTFTVVESYDRLLHLGLLSSRRGSGFFVARGAADALPPAATPGAAAPAPAPSTCAAFDSLTSDLYSGQSEALPVGAGWLPPEWYGEGAILDAVRHAMKIPAGRLRGYGHPLGFPALRQRLAATLSEELFAVQPEQVLLTHGATHAFDLVLRTLTRPGDVVLVEDPGYSNLLALVRHHGCEPVGIARGADGLDLDALAALAAQRQPKLMFVNTVLQNPLGTSLSQAQAHRLLGLAEQHDFWLVEDDIYRELAARGEASLAAMDGLRRVIRIGSFSKTLSPALRVGSICASSSLVPELVRIKMLAGLTTSEINERAVFDAIGARIYRRQVERLVQQLDGARARTLECLGEAGLAPLAQPRGGMFVSAGWPQFDAGPGAGPGAGTGAARRSGRAVAEQALRAGILLAPGEFFSLQPPRQAWFRFNVAYAAEPALLDFLRALRR
- a CDS encoding TetR/AcrR family transcriptional regulator; translated protein: MPPTPITDSARRAGNRRDRGKVEAAILAEAVRLFAACGFEGTAIATVAERAGLSKQNLMYYFPTKEALYRRVLDDVLDDWLARMASLADAADGSSAPADLLRAYVRAKLAFSREQPLASRVYALEVIGGAKLYGETIRRRVVPLLRADIAVFERWIAQGRIAPVDATHLLFAVWAMTQSYADFAPQMALVLGRDALNQDDFDAAERTVTAMVLAALGLPPTANET
- a CDS encoding GNAT family N-acetyltransferase, which produces MPSLTPTVLDTERLQLRWLDENDVAAHFAVFSDPQVTRYWSREPWTDVAQAAEAIAATLAAYADGSGLRLGIVLRASGELIGNASLHHFFEQNRRCELGYAIGSRHWGHGYAGEALRALLGHAFRELDLNRIEADVDPANLASTRVLEKLGFRKEGYMPERWIVHGRPADTVNYGLLKRYWTEQGA
- a CDS encoding PAS domain-containing protein, with translation MVRAARRQARMMSWARSSSAAPSWRNEASFMIFSSCLSGCDGVTVTAAAGAFHGLATSGAKRGAGGRGGGYTDAGSYGDGRVRVMLCCAVIIENGKQSGQSCMNSHSDIDVGFCVIEMRYDDQGRPADYRFLEVNPAFAQHTGLQDAAGRWMRNLVPEHEQYWFDRYAAIARSGQPARFEYTAQGLGGRHFEVYAYRTGQPGKHHVAILFSDVSARKREEMRRAALFALNDRLAQLDDTASMTDAACTILGETLDVQLVGYGVVDAEAETLTVERDWTTGGAPSLAGTVQFRDFGSYIEDFKRGDTVVVRDARLDPRTRDFAAALEARSARAFVNTPVFERGRFVALQYVSTAFPRDWSEDELLFIRDVAGRTRAATARVQAESALRRLAASLEQQVQARARELDRAWELSQELLVVALPDGTIDAINPMWTQVLGYEAPDIVGTSFVEFTHPDDLDATLGVFAGMLDRPLTVPYAYRFRHKDGSYRWIAWTGAFNDGKVYAAGRDVTVERQREKALRDAETFTRLALNSVGGVGAWSADLQNGIYFCDAAIGELYGLDPARIADGIPIAEFFAYIHPEDLPLLKAEIARHLSSDKEMAWEYRLQHPDGRVRSVLSRWRNHHDEHGVAVRRTGVGIETTGQRNLEEQLRQAQKMEAVGQLTGGLAHDFNNLLAGITGALDLMQMRMRQGRFGDLERYMTVAQGAARRAAALTHRLLAFSRRQTLDPKPTDVNRLVSGMEELVRRTIGPQIALETVGAVGLWPTLIDPGQLENSLLNLCINARDAMPDGGRITIETANKWLDQAASIVHDIPEGQYLSLCVTDTGTGMTPDIVAKVFEPFFTTKPIGEGTGLGLSMIHGFARQSGGQVRIYSEVGQGTTVCLYLPRHYGEAGADDAGRGRTEVARAGQGETVLVVDDEPSVRMLVTEVLEDLGYTAIEAADSVAGLKVLQSDARIDLLVTDVGLPGGMNGRQMADAGRERRPGLKVLFITGYAENSLIGNGHLKPGMQVLTKPFAVDLLGAKIKELIAAR